Below is a window of Impatiens glandulifera chromosome 2, dImpGla2.1, whole genome shotgun sequence DNA.
CCGCAGAAATAATAATGGTTGTAATCAACGTCCGAAATATATCAATTGTAATCGAATTGGACATACATCGGATAATTTTCGCTCTCACCAACAATGTCAACTTTGTAATGGTATTGGACATCTTGTCAATACTTGTCGGCGTAAGTTTGATCATAACATTCAACCTTCGGCTTCGCCTGCAGCTATGATGGCCAGCCCATCAGTGATCTCAGAATCTGCTTGGTATCCAGACTCGGGTTCTATTGATAATATTACAATTGACTTAGAAAATCTCCACTCACTTGGCATATCAAAGTACTGAACGAATTTCAATTGGTAACGGTAACCCTTTATCCATATCTCACATTGGCAATTCTATTATTAATAGTATAAGGCAAACTCTACATCTACGAAATATTTTTCATGTTCCACAAATTGTCAAGAATTTGATGAGTGTTGTTCGATTTACCgctaataataatgtatttttttttaatttcattcttaCTACTATTTGGTAAAGGACTAGTGAACCACTCTACGAAGATGGAAGTTTTTCGAGGCAAACTTAAAGACGGGTTATACAACATTTCTCCATCAACATGCATCCTTAAACATGCTCTTACGGCCTCTTGAGCTTCAGCGTCTACTTGGCATCATCGTTTTGGACACCCATTTGTTTCCACCACATCttatattatttctcattttcagTTACATATGTTAGgaaataaaaactttaatgtTTGTGAAGTATGTCAGATTGGAAAAACTCACAAATTACCTTTTCCAAATCTTGTATCAAAAACTCTTCCTccacttgatttaatttattctgaTGTTTGGGGACAAACTCTTGTTTTTTCTACATATGGTCTTCATTATATGGTAatttttgttgatgattatagtcGGTATACATGGTAATACCTActtcaaaaaaaattggatgTGTTATCTACATTTGTGAAATTTAAGGCACTTGTTGAAAAACAAATCAACCGGAGTATAAAAATGTTTCAGACTGATTGGGGTGGAGAATATCGTAATCTTGGTCATTTATAGAACATCATGGTATACAACATCGATTCTCATGCCCATATATGAGCGAACAAAATGGAGTTGTTGAACGAAAATTACGGCATATCACTAAGATCAATCTCACCTTAAGGGCAATGCATCGATACCTCCTCAATATTGGGATGACGCGTCTCTAACCGCAACATATCTTATCAACCGATATCCGTCACCTTCTTTATATCATCGCTCttcatatgaaatattatttcggtGTGTGTCTGACTATATTTCTCTGAAGACTTTTGAGTGTGCCTGTTAACCTCTCATAAAACTCTATAACCAATACAAGATATATTTTCGGTCCACTCGATGTAGCTTTCTTAGATATAGCTCGGTTCACAAAGGTTATAAATGTCTACACCTACCAACTTATCGTATATACATCTCTCGACATGTTACCTTCAATGAACAAATGTTTCTATTTTCCACAATATCATCTTCGGCACCTACTCACACAACCCAACAACCATCGCTATCTAtcctcatatattttattccaCCTACAACCTCAACATTTATTACTCCACAACAAACCACACCTACCCCCTCATAATAATACAATCAATCCAGTCACTACCCCACATCAATCTTTTCCTAaatcatttattctcacattgGTTGAATCCACACATATTCCTAGAAACCCTCTTCCTCGTACTTCACATGTTCGTGCCCCTAAATGCTCCCTTAATCCCATTGTCACTCGAGCCAAAAACTAAATTCAATCTTTAAATATCAACTTTGCCTATAGTGTTGAATGTACATGTGTTTCATCGGCCAATAAAGACCCTATTTGAAGGATTGTCATGACATCCGAGTATAATTCTTTACTCCAGAACAACACATGGACTCTTGTTCCGCGAACTCAGGCTCGCAATGTGGTTGGATGCAAATGGGTTTTTAAGCTCAAACGGAAAATTAATGGGTAAATTGAACGACACAAAGCACGGTTTGTTgcaaaaggttttcatcaacaatCTAGAATTGATTATGTGGAAATGTTCAGCCCGGTTGTAAAACTAACTACTATTCGAATCATTCTCTCACTCGATGTTACACGATAGTGGCATATCCACCAATTTGATGTGAGTAATGATTTTCTTCATGGCACATTAATTGAAGAAGTTTACATGGCTCAACCACTTAGACTTATACATCCTGATTTCCCACATCATTTATGTCGTCTACAAAAGGTCATTTGTGCACTAAAGCAAGCCCCACATACTTAGCACTCCACGTTATGTAGGGTTTTATTATCCATTGGCTTTATTGAATCCAAATATGATATATcgctattttttttaatcacaaaTGCATTATTTAAGCTTATCTACTagtttatgttgatgatattatatttacggGAAACTCTTCACCACATTTTATGTCTACGATATCTAAATtgtgtaaattattttatattaaagacatgtgtgatattcattattttcttggagTTGAAGCTACTCGAACTCCTAGCGGTTTGTTTCTTAGTCAAGTTAACTATATTTCCACAATCCTTAAAGAGAGCTAATATGGTGGATGCAAAATCACTTCACACTCATGTTGTCACTTTGTCTTCTCTTTTCAAACATGATGGTGAACCCTTGAGTGACCCACTTCTTTATTGAAAGATTGTTGACGCTCTTCAATATCTTACTCTCTCACATTCTGAGCTTACCTTTGCAGTTAATCGAGCGTGTCCTTTTATACACTCTCCCACCATTAATCATTGGGCGGCTGTAAAACGAATATTGTGTTATTTTTGGCATACACCGTATCATGGATTACAAATTCGATCATCGTCACACCTTTCTCTTACGTTTTGATGATCGTCGATCCACCACTAGCTATTGTGTTTTTTGGAGACAATCTAATTTACTGGAATTCCAAAAAGCAACAGGTTGTTGCGAATATCACGCCCTTGCTCATGCTATTGCTGAACTTTGTTGGCTCTAATCTCTTCTAGGTGAGCTTCATGTCACTTTGAATCGTTCTCATATTATGTGATGTGACAACATTGGTGCTGCATTTCTCTCTGCAAACCATGTATTTCATTCTCGTACCAAACACATTAAgattgattttcattttgttcgtgAACGTGTTGGTCGTAAAACACTTATCATTCAATACATCTCAACTCGTGATTAGATTGCAAATATCTTTACTAAAAGTCTTTCAATCAAATACTTTACATTTTTTCGTAATAAGCTTACACTCTATACTTCGTTTGCGGGAAGatgttaaacaaaaaaaatttatcattagtattaacaacaaaaattaaccacaaaaattgattttatctcaaacaataattcaaatatataaaagagattataataatacaaatcaaAGATAGtttacaaaaacatattaatataaactaaatatacaACAAAtatagaaagagagaaagaaaaagataGTCCATACTCCATATGATGTTTTTATGGATTGAAGAAAGCAGAACCACACTTGCATTTCCATCCCTCCGGTTCATAGTTTGCATAAAGTAGACCTAAACGGTCACTAGTCGTTGGCACTTGAATCGCCTTACATGGCTTACACTTCCCACACCTGTGTTCGCATTTCGGAGGCCTTGACCCTATTTTCTTCATCATATTATTCCCCtgtttaatttctaattaaCCACTATTCTTTTGTAATTAAATTGAACACTGAATGAATGAAGTAAGTACCTGTAAATGCAGGTTTTTGTGAGATACCCAATTCTGTGGGGAACCTGATGCATAAAAGGGTTATTAAATTCAAAGGAAAAAGAAAGAGTTTGATGAAGAATCCAAACCTTTTCCTTGAAGAAGAGAGCAGGTAGCTAAAAACAGAAAGATGATTAGAACATAGAaaaatcttctcttcttcatgtCCATTTGAGGATCATAACCATTCTCTGTACATGGCCAGTCAATCagtctctctctatatataaaagagaaacagagagaaaagagagagagaggactGAATCATCTTCTGTTCATTGTTTTGACTATTGAAAAATGggtaataataattacaaataataagAGAGATTAGAAAAAAGTGATTGGGGTTGGACCCATATTGCAGAAAAAGGTAAAGAAAGTGTTGTCACTGTTCATATAAGTATTTGTTGGGTTGTTGTTTATATAAAGAGGAAATCTACTAATTATGAACACAGACATAGACACAAACAGTCTGAAGTCTGGAATCATGGAGTGAATGatgaaatgtgttttttttttctttttcttaaatctgtttgtttgtttgtgcaGGCTTTAGCTGAAGAGGTCTATGATAAATGGAGGGACACAGTTTGAATCAAAGctattatatgtatattatatagaaGAGGAGCTAGCCTTCTGGCCTAGCTTTGTCTGTGACCATTTTGCTGTCTATTAAGAGATTCTCCCTTTACACAAGAGAAATTTTGATGTACTAGATGGTCCTAAACATTAATGATAAGGGTTGGATCGGATTTgtggttaattattaaaaaaatgaaagatggttgataattttaattttttttagacttaattattaaatgaagaATACTTTAATTAACTATGGAATGATTTAATGGATGAGAGATAGGTAAGATAATGTTTGATTAGGACCAGGAATCCGGTTTATTCTTAACTTATTTATTCCAACTTATTCAAGTAGAGGAAAtagcataaaaaaaattgtgtctaaacgtaaaatgttttaattataatttattgtgaTAGCTTATTACGtaaattattaatgtaacaGATTATTACGTAAATGTTAAACACTCAAAATTAAACATCGAATCAAACGGGTTCTTAAAAAATGTTGATGTGCGCTGATTTTGagaaagtgttttttttataaaaaaaattacttaaaaggtattattaatgtataatgataaaatatttttttatgaatgaaataatattattgatgataGGGTAGATGAAGcggtgtttgattataattgaattttaaaaaataaattagaacttAGAGTTTAAAtgatcataataattttttttataaaagtaatatataatagtttagtattttaattaataatttaattgattaataaataagtgaACAAAATGTGggtgattaattatatatatatatattcttcttaTTTGGATTAGTGTTTTTTAGTGGGTGTCATTAAAAGTGAATTATTAATTGGAGGTTATTTCAAGTTATTTggacaaaattatttaaaatatgttaatatataatataaaaagtaagatattttaatattttgtttgattatttaaatggAGATATCTATTATGTTTCGGCTTGTTTGCTGTTGGTCACTGACCATACATCTAAACGGATCGATTGATGATATAGATTGACGGTTAATTCAGAtacttgaatttatttttatttaaaatatattcaataataaatttaatagcatttatgaaataaataaaaaaaatatttaataataaatttaataacatttatgaAGTTCGTACATGAATCaatctaatttattatataaacaaatcaaGTACATATAACAATTAAACATAATGTTATCAATTAATTACAAACAATTTATTAAAcgtaatattatttagttagcAATGTTCAAATTTATTTGCATATATGCCattattttgattcatttaaGTTGACAGAAATATGTTCAATATTTTCTAAAGaatttgttggaatttttataCTCATTCCtttataacattaaatatataattgaataattaattttatattgagcttatttcatcttgagtttttattattattaattttatgttttttttaaatagtttgataaaaaagtatgagtttttttatgatagaattattaaaatgttatttaatatttaatcaaagaAATTATAGATTTTATTTGCTGAATTATGTGATCTGTTAtgcaatataaataaattataaaaaaaagctAAGCAATATGAAACTAGTTATTTTTGGTtgaaaaaaaatgcaaatataTGGTGtgttttatttctttcaatttgTCTTCTGATCTATTAATGGTTCTTTtgatttatctatatatataaaaaaaaaaacatattttctcCTTTCCAGTTTGTACTGGAATCCAGTTCATATATAGAAAGTCTCGCAATGATATTTCTGAAAGATTCCAAATTGTCAATTCCACCACAAAAAGTCGATTCAAACATGTCCCAATctatgttaattatatattttggggAAATGagaaatcgatatttttttcattcaaaagtAAACATCCCATGATTTACAAACCAGAAACAACGTACACATATAGAAgaaaacacaaacacaaacacataatcaaataaaaatttatattattaagaactatatgaaaaataataaaatatcaattaatctattataatctaacaatttgatgtgaatttatTCTTTAACTAAAAAGACTAAATAATACTAGTTTTTGTTGCGataaattctttaattatattgaatactagttaataaactaatttatttttatatttttaacttatcaAACATGTTttagttatattaaaattaaatctcctgagtaaatatataaaataaaagggttattatattgtatattttgtaattataatttcagGCTTTACCCTATATATAGTAAacattcaattttaataaaagttcaCATGATTTATCCTCtagtttaatgataatttaCTTTAATCAGTCTTGcacttattaaaaatgatagtgtgacaatataataatgttattttttaaagattaataaatgtattgttaggtaatacatttttttttaggtattgagtttattttcattatgagtatttcttgattacttaaattataagaaaCGTGTAATATTAGTACTTATAAAAGTGCATCaagttataataatacaaattctaaatttgtttttattgctgatatttttctaaatttagtAAGCGATAATTCTCACTTGTTCACAATTGAAATAATGAGAACCAAATAAATCACCATCACCAATAATGAAGAGGGTTTCATcattaaatttgatataattaaacATGACAGCGcatgtaaacaaaataaatttaaaaatcaaattaatccTAATTCACGTTATTAAATtgcttattttaaataaataaattaagagactgaactaatattttgagttgttcaataaaataatatattcaatatttattataaaaactagGTGAAATTGATATGTTACGCGCGTGAACATGAAAAccagaaaatatataataataataataatatcgcAAATTCTCTTTCTCCGTCCACTttcccttttcttttcttcttttttaaacttttttttttctttttggcgaagtttttatgttatattttgttcgaTCCTGAacttgtttgaattatttaattcaaatatttataatacatctCTTATAATCCATCACATAAATTAAATCAACagatcaaaatataaaatcattttatatgcttatttattgattaaaaaatattataacataaatatattttaaaaatatataatattttaataatttaattaataatatcggATTAAAAAGAAtgttagatttaattttatttattaggtaTTACACAATTATgatataatcatatattattcaaatatcttttactttttacaatacataattttatatttatatgtataatatttcattagtcaaataattttaaataacttttttttaattatttattaaagttattaataaataacaaagtttatcacttaattaaactaatttttgttagaaGACTCTGTTTTGATTTTCTAATGGGCGAAGAGAATACATAACatgtaaacacacttaatcagaTGAGCGAAACTAGTtgtatattcaaaattatttataattttctccGACCAAACAAGGCatagttattattatgattatccATTTAAATCTGAATCGTACGTTCTTCTATCTGAGATTCTTAACCGCGTTTTTACCTAAAAAGACAAAACAAAAGAGCATACATCTAATCGCGCGTTCACACTTTCTCTCTCCGCGGTCTCTGGCTTCTTCTTCTCACGCGCTTCCTTCCTTCATACTGAATTCAATTAAATTCAATTCTTGTATGTATATAATCATCGTTGAATTCAATTCCTCTTCATTTTCAAACAGAGTCTTTAGCCGTCTTCTCTTCTGGTTTCACATCTCCGTTCAGATTTATCAAACGCTTTCACACCCAACAACGCCTTCAATTCTCTCCTTTTAATAATGGAAGTCTCTGCATTCTCTTTTCTTAATCAGGAAGattacaacaacaacaatatgGTCGACCAAGACATTAATAATAATGGAAATAACCCAATTATGAAGACAACAACAGATTTTGATACTGAATCATCAGACAAAGCAGCGCCGTCCTTCGATGAAATCCTCGCAACATTTACGCACAACAACTGGGCTGTAGACACCGGTTTCGATTCATTCACCAATCAGATACCTCAACCCATTAATGATTATGTCGATAACTCACATGGGTCATCGTCATTTTCTGATTTCAAAGATAACAAGAACAACAAACGGTCTCGCAAGGAAACCCCCGAAAGCAGCAGCGGCCAACACCAACAGCAAAGGAGATTGTGGGTGAAGAACAGGTCGAATGCGTGGTGGGAACAGTGTAATTCACCTGATTTCCCTGAAGATGAATTTCGGAAGGCATTTCGGATGAGTAAATCGACTTTCGAATTGATATGTAACGAGCTCGATTCAGCTGTCACTAAGAAGAACACGATGCTTCGCCTTGCAATACCAGTCCGGCAACGCGTCGCCGTATGCATATGGAGGTTGGCGACTGGGGAGCCTCTGCGTCTCGTCTCGAAGCGATTCGGGTTGGGAATTTCAACCTGTCATAAGCTAGTACTCGAGGTTTGTTCCGCTATTAAAACTGTTCTCATGCCCAAATTCCTGCAATGGCCAGACGAAAACAAATTGAACGAAATCAGATCTGAATTCGAATCCATTTCAGGGATTCCAAACGTTTGTGGATCGATTTACACAACCCATATCCCAATTATAGCTCCTAAGATAAGCGTGGCAGCCTATTTCAACAAACGTCACACAGAGAGAAATCAAAAGACATCTTACTCAATAACAGTTCAAGGCCTGGTTGATCCGAAGGGAGTATTCAGCGATGTTTGTATCGGCTGGCCGGGTTCTATGCCGGACGATAAGATTCTAGAGAAATCAGCTTTATTACAGAGGGCAAACAACGGAGCACTGAAAGATCAATGGGTTGTGGGTAATTCAAGTTACCCATTAATGGATTGGCTGTTGGTTCCATATGGGCATCAGAATATAACTTGGACCCAGCACGCGTTTAACGACAAGATCGCGAAAGTTCAGGAGGTAGCGAAGGAGGCTTTTGGGCGATTGAAAGGGAGATGGAGCTGTTTGCAGAAGAGAACAGAGGTGAAGCTTATGGATTTGCCGGTTGTTCTTGGGGCATGCTGCGTTTTGCATAATATATGTGAGATGAGAGGAGAAACGATGGAACCGGAGCTGAAAGTGGAGCTTTTTGACGACGAGATGTCGCCGGAAAACCCAGTGAGGTCTGCCAGCTCGATGCAGGCTAGAGATCAGTTTGCTCATAATCTCTTACACCGCAATCATGCGGCCAGTCATGATCTTTATTTTGTAGGGCaatgaattgttttttatataaaaaataaattaaatttattagctAAAGAAAACTTTTAgttttgaattcttttaaattattagttttaggAGTTAGGATTACAATCTATTAATAATAGGCCTTGTTCAAGACCTTTTGGgttgttattttcaaataaagtgctttgttttctattatatatatatatataaagtaaattaTATGAGGACAAAGCGAAACGAAAATACTATTTGAACTAATCACACAAAAAGTAAGGTTAAGGTAATGTATTTTTAGGTTTAAGTTAAAATCAGGTTTATCATTTTATCCGTTTAacctaattataaatatgttaaaattgggttgactcaaaataaaaaaataataaaaaaaaacgtttataattttttttttgattttgatgagttttgtgttttcttttcaTATACACCACctactcattttcttttgtagaaaattttttaaaattaatttgtaattttattttgtgtttatgtcattttaatttgtaattaagaAACGTGAATTAATTTTAACGGGTTAAATCAGGCTGAGTTAGGTAAATTGGGTAGGGTTCATGTTAGAGATTTTGACCCGAATTATCAAAAAATCAGGTCATGTTAGTATCGCTCAACCCGTTAACAAGTCAACCTGAATCCATATGAATAGGTATTGTCACcctaatatcaattttataaatatttaataaatatataaacaacattttaattaccaatttataaaatatgatcaatGAAAAATGTAGATTTAGCCATAAGGTTCCATGATTTCTTTGGTTTTTATCCATTACAATGTAAATGGACATTGTAATTTACTTTATTAATAGAAATTTCAATATTCAtgaaagaatattaattatgaatctTTTGATAGTCTTTTCACCAATTAcccaataaaattaagaaacaaaacaaaactctTCCCTTAATTTGATTTGGCttcttcaattaatttattaattaaaactagtATAAGTatgttttgatatattaataatatattttataaaatatttatagtaatatattattatatatatatatatatatatatatgatgttatatatatttatacagtATTTAtgctattatattatttaaatattaatcattgcaaatttctaaatatatatttttaaattatacatgaTAAACAACTcactatttatttatgtatttttcaataatataattaaaaaaaaaaattagttgcTATAGATAATTTGACACTTGAAATgaactgtttttttttcttaataatttcattaattctttactatttaatgaaataatttttacctttaaaaaaaatcagtatGGACCAGATGCAATAATATGTGGGCCAATGTTGTTAACTGTATGATTCAAATAAAGATTCATATAAAAGAGTTAAGGGTTAAGGATGGAATAATAATGATTTGTGAGTAAATTGTTTGATTGACTCAAATTTCTTTTTATGGAAGAATTAATCTAAagtctaaattattattaacaagATTTTCGAAAATCTGCAAATGTTTATTTGGGGCTCAAAGTTACATCAATTTAGTTGGCTATAAAATTGGTTTGATGaaccaaaattaatttgaaaaaaaatagagtcaaataatgatatattttccTGTAGCAAATTATTTCTTCATATAGTTGAGGAAGATATTTatccattaataattttattttaccaaAATATATGTAGACACTCTTTTAAAACACTTGAATTTATGGTTGTAATTGGATTTCAACAAGAAAATATCAACAATGTATTTGAAAATATGTATTTGTCAAATATATTACCAAGATGCTAATTTAGATTATATAATATCCATAAacttaattagtatatattttgataaatttgtttacattttttaaaactcaatttGATTCTATTTTATTTCGAATAGTGTTGATATATTGATTATGTAGTAAATTGTTTTAACTATAGAATATtccaaaaagaatattctagcaATTGAGATTTCTAAAGGCCCCAGGTTCCATCTGACTTCCTATTCTATATAGCACGTTTTTGCCGTTCTTTAAAAACGTAAGGACAAATTTATGTCGATTTGTGTATCTAATTCAACACTACGAATCCTTGATTTGTTATGTAAGAAAattcatttgagatattttattttttttgtttttgttttgagtctttcattattttatttatttcttttttattttgttattttcttgataatttatttttaaaatttggtcaTTTCAAATAGGACTATCAAAGTCTATCATTCATTTTGGTTGTAACTGATATAtccattaataattatatatattattattttc
It encodes the following:
- the LOC124928076 gene encoding protein ANTAGONIST OF LIKE HETEROCHROMATIN PROTEIN 1-like, with the protein product MEVSAFSFLNQEDYNNNNMVDQDINNNGNNPIMKTTTDFDTESSDKAAPSFDEILATFTHNNWAVDTGFDSFTNQIPQPINDYVDNSHGSSSFSDFKDNKNNKRSRKETPESSSGQHQQQRRLWVKNRSNAWWEQCNSPDFPEDEFRKAFRMSKSTFELICNELDSAVTKKNTMLRLAIPVRQRVAVCIWRLATGEPLRLVSKRFGLGISTCHKLVLEVCSAIKTVLMPKFLQWPDENKLNEIRSEFESISGIPNVCGSIYTTHIPIIAPKISVAAYFNKRHTERNQKTSYSITVQGLVDPKGVFSDVCIGWPGSMPDDKILEKSALLQRANNGALKDQWVVGNSSYPLMDWLLVPYGHQNITWTQHAFNDKIAKVQEVAKEAFGRLKGRWSCLQKRTEVKLMDLPVVLGACCVLHNICEMRGETMEPELKVELFDDEMSPENPVRSASSMQARDQFAHNLLHRNHAASHDLYFVGQ